In a single window of the Niabella ginsenosidivorans genome:
- the rplI gene encoding 50S ribosomal protein L9, whose protein sequence is MEVILIQYVDNLGAANEVVNVKNGYARNYLIPRKLAVENNDSNRKQLEERLKQAKKKEAAMLAEINNVIAKLKEAPLKLGAKTGTSGKIFGSVTNLQLSRAIREQKGYEIDRKKIHIADDIKELGTYKATIDFGNGHSTEIDFEVVAE, encoded by the coding sequence ATGGAAGTTATTTTAATTCAGTATGTGGATAACCTGGGCGCTGCCAATGAGGTGGTAAATGTAAAGAACGGTTATGCCCGTAACTATCTGATACCCCGAAAATTAGCTGTAGAAAACAACGACAGCAACCGAAAACAGCTGGAAGAACGTTTAAAACAGGCCAAAAAGAAGGAAGCAGCAATGCTGGCAGAGATCAACAATGTTATTGCCAAACTGAAAGAAGCTCCCTTGAAACTGGGCGCTAAAACAGGCACGAGCGGTAAAATTTTCGGAAGCGTAACCAACCTGCAGCTGAGCAGGGCGATCCGCGAGCAAAAAGGCTATGAAATTGACCGTAAGAAGATTCATATTGCTGATGATATCAAAGAGTTAGGTACTTATAAGGCCACTATTGATTTCGGCAACGGTCACTCTACGGAAATAGATTTTGAAGTAGTAGCTGAGTAA
- a CDS encoding RNA recognition motif domain-containing protein has translation MNIYVGNLSWNLKDQDLQNLFASYGEVASAKIVSDKFTNRSKGFGFVEMANDDEAKTAIDALNGTEVDGRNIVVNESRPKEGGSSGGYKKKSFGSGGYKGGGGGYRDRGGY, from the coding sequence ATGAACATTTACGTAGGAAACCTAAGCTGGAACCTTAAAGACCAGGACTTACAGAATTTATTTGCCTCTTATGGCGAAGTTGCCTCAGCAAAAATCGTATCAGACAAATTTACCAACCGCAGCAAAGGATTTGGCTTTGTAGAAATGGCTAATGACGACGAGGCCAAAACAGCTATTGACGCCTTAAACGGAACCGAGGTTGATGGAAGAAATATTGTGGTAAATGAAAGCCGTCCGAAAGAAGGTGGCAGCAGCGGTGGATATAAGAAGAAAAGCTTTGGCAGTGGCGGTTACAAAGGCGGTGGCGGCGGCTATCGTGATCGCGGCGGCTATTAA
- a CDS encoding efflux RND transporter permease subunit, translating to MSALENFTGKFKEFFLTSWAVKNRTTVYLLILMVSLFGVYKFVSTPKESFPDVVIPNIYISTIYVGNSPKDIENLVTQPIEKQLKGMTGVKVTKVTSSSFQDYSMILVEFGSNEKVEVALQKVKDAIDKAKQDLPTDLTQEPTALEVSMSEMPIMYVNLSGDIDRIRLKEYADKMKDRIEELPQITRVDLVGAPEREFQIDVDNAKMQASGITFDDIANAVKSENMDISGGLLEVGNMRRNLQLKGQFKTAQDIEEVIVRNNTGNPIYLKNIATIKDTIKETDSYARLDGKTVLTLNIIKRSGENLIETVDAVKGISEEMKKSVFPQNLNVTITGDQSISTKTSFNDLVNSIVIGFILVLIILMFFMGVTNAFFVALSVPLSMFVAFVFLPLGELFIGTNITLNFMVLFALLFGLGIIVDDAIVVIENTHRIFTEAKGKLDAQRASMMAAGEVFVPVLAGTLTTLAPFFPLLFWPGIIGKFMIYLPLMLIFTLAASLIVAFLMNPVFAVDFMNHAENPEHKKKSAVFRSRPFIIMIAIGVFFDLIGWASGQKGSIAFFIGNLSLFMAVLTILHTYFFEDWIHQFQNKALPWIMGHYETLLRWALKGWRPVWLLLGAFGLLIFSFMIFGASAGAGRTKVVFFPSSDPNFIYVYLKLPSGTDVKYTDSVTRTLETKVNQALGQDPEKGKKNPVVESVIANVAVGAADPNSGDRSTRSNLGRIQVSFVEFEKRHGVSTAPYLTKVRQVIKNIPGAEISVEQEKNGPPTDPPINIEVASEEFDDLIPTAVNLKNYLDSLQIPGVEELKMDVDLTSPEVTLKVNRERALSEGVSSAQIGNTIRTALFGNEASKIKDGKDEYKIYVRNTELQRKNLTDLLNMNVVFRDMATGKVKSIPISSVVEVDYTNTLGSVQRKNQKRVITLRSNVLEAEGYTPTAVNAQIKSAIGNFHATGDDVTIKQTGEGEQQAETGAFLGKALLIALGLILLVLVAQFNSMSKSVIILTEIVFSIIGVLLGFTISGMTVSVVMTGVGILGLAGIVIKNGILVIEFADELRGRGLRTREAVIQAGKTRIIPVLLTALAAIMALIPLAVGFNINFVTMFSELNPKIFFGGDNVMFWKPLSWTIIFGLAFAFFMTLVMVPSMYLIAERLKRPMRRLFGGKWVSFMGIPPLTVLFIFMTLAAMFRQRRKVARRRSRLANQADSVNEAFIGSWF from the coding sequence ATGAGTGCTTTAGAAAATTTTACAGGAAAGTTTAAGGAGTTCTTCCTTACCAGTTGGGCGGTAAAGAACCGTACCACGGTTTACCTGCTCATATTGATGGTTTCGCTGTTTGGTGTTTATAAATTTGTATCAACACCAAAGGAAAGCTTTCCGGATGTTGTAATTCCCAATATTTATATTTCAACAATATATGTAGGAAATTCTCCAAAAGATATAGAGAACCTGGTTACACAACCCATAGAAAAGCAGTTGAAGGGAATGACGGGTGTTAAGGTTACAAAGGTTACCAGCAGTTCTTTTCAGGACTATTCAATGATCCTTGTTGAATTTGGCTCCAATGAAAAAGTAGAAGTGGCCCTGCAGAAGGTAAAGGATGCCATTGATAAGGCCAAGCAGGATCTGCCTACGGACCTTACCCAGGAACCTACTGCGCTGGAGGTAAGTATGTCTGAAATGCCGATCATGTATGTGAACCTGAGCGGTGATATTGACAGGATCCGGCTGAAGGAATATGCAGATAAAATGAAAGACCGCATTGAAGAGTTGCCACAGATCACAAGGGTAGACCTCGTGGGCGCGCCCGAACGGGAGTTTCAGATAGATGTGGATAATGCAAAAATGCAGGCATCCGGTATCACCTTTGATGATATTGCCAATGCAGTGAAGTCTGAAAATATGGATATTTCCGGAGGATTGCTGGAAGTGGGCAATATGCGGCGCAACCTGCAGCTAAAAGGTCAGTTCAAAACAGCACAGGATATTGAGGAGGTGATTGTGCGTAATAATACCGGCAATCCTATTTATCTGAAAAATATCGCGACCATTAAGGATACGATCAAGGAAACGGATAGCTATGCACGGCTGGATGGCAAAACTGTATTAACATTAAATATCATAAAACGAAGCGGGGAGAACCTCATAGAAACGGTCGATGCCGTAAAAGGGATCAGCGAGGAAATGAAAAAATCGGTCTTCCCGCAAAACCTGAATGTGACTATTACGGGTGATCAGAGTATTTCTACCAAAACTTCTTTTAATGACCTGGTCAACTCCATTGTCATTGGTTTTATTCTGGTATTGATTATTCTGATGTTCTTTATGGGAGTCACCAATGCCTTCTTTGTAGCGCTGAGCGTGCCGCTGAGCATGTTTGTGGCGTTTGTGTTCCTTCCATTGGGAGAGCTGTTTATAGGTACCAATATTACGCTCAACTTTATGGTGCTGTTTGCACTGCTGTTTGGGTTGGGTATTATAGTAGATGATGCCATTGTGGTTATTGAAAATACGCACCGGATATTTACAGAGGCAAAAGGAAAACTGGATGCCCAAAGGGCTTCTATGATGGCAGCAGGAGAGGTGTTTGTACCGGTACTGGCCGGTACGCTGACTACGCTGGCACCCTTCTTCCCGCTCTTATTCTGGCCGGGCATTATTGGTAAGTTCATGATCTATTTACCATTAATGCTGATCTTTACTCTGGCGGCCTCCCTGATTGTGGCCTTCCTCATGAATCCTGTATTTGCGGTGGATTTTATGAACCATGCGGAGAACCCGGAGCATAAAAAGAAATCAGCCGTATTCCGGTCAAGGCCATTTATTATAATGATTGCGATAGGGGTGTTCTTTGATCTCATAGGATGGGCGTCCGGGCAAAAAGGCAGTATTGCGTTTTTTATAGGAAACCTGTCTCTTTTTATGGCGGTACTTACTATATTGCATACCTACTTTTTTGAAGACTGGATCCATCAGTTCCAGAACAAAGCACTGCCCTGGATCATGGGCCATTATGAAACCCTGCTGCGCTGGGCGTTAAAGGGCTGGAGGCCCGTCTGGTTGCTTTTGGGTGCTTTTGGATTGCTTATTTTTTCATTTATGATATTTGGGGCATCCGCAGGCGCCGGAAGAACCAAAGTGGTGTTTTTCCCTTCGTCAGATCCTAATTTCATTTATGTGTACCTGAAGCTGCCAAGCGGAACGGATGTGAAATATACGGATTCTGTAACGCGCACGCTGGAGACCAAGGTAAACCAGGCACTGGGCCAGGATCCGGAAAAAGGCAAAAAGAACCCGGTTGTGGAAAGTGTGATTGCCAACGTAGCAGTGGGCGCTGCTGATCCGAACAGCGGTGACCGGAGCACGCGCAGCAACCTGGGGCGTATACAGGTTTCATTTGTGGAATTTGAAAAAAGGCATGGCGTAAGCACGGCCCCTTATTTAACCAAGGTACGGCAGGTTATTAAAAATATTCCGGGTGCCGAAATTTCTGTGGAACAGGAAAAAAATGGTCCGCCAACTGACCCGCCTATTAATATTGAAGTAGCCAGCGAAGAATTTGACGACCTGATTCCGACGGCGGTGAATCTTAAGAACTACCTGGATAGCCTTCAGATACCCGGGGTGGAAGAATTAAAAATGGATGTGGACCTGACCAGCCCGGAAGTGACACTGAAGGTAAACAGGGAACGGGCTTTGAGTGAAGGCGTATCGTCTGCACAGATTGGGAACACTATAAGAACCGCGCTCTTTGGTAACGAAGCCAGCAAAATAAAAGATGGGAAAGATGAGTACAAAATCTATGTAAGGAATACAGAGTTGCAGCGCAAGAATCTTACAGATCTGTTAAACATGAATGTGGTATTCCGTGATATGGCCACAGGAAAGGTAAAAAGTATTCCCATCAGTTCTGTGGTAGAAGTGGATTATACCAATACGCTGGGCAGTGTGCAACGCAAGAATCAGAAACGGGTTATTACACTGCGCAGTAATGTGCTGGAGGCAGAAGGGTATACGCCAACAGCTGTGAATGCCCAGATAAAATCAGCTATCGGTAATTTTCATGCAACAGGAGATGATGTTACTATAAAACAAACCGGTGAAGGAGAGCAGCAGGCTGAAACGGGTGCCTTCCTTGGAAAAGCATTGCTTATTGCCCTTGGACTGATCTTATTGGTTTTGGTGGCCCAGTTTAACTCCATGAGTAAATCGGTCATCATCTTAACAGAAATTGTATTCAGCATTATTGGTGTGTTGCTGGGCTTTACCATAAGTGGCATGACCGTATCGGTTGTAATGACGGGTGTAGGGATCCTGGGCCTGGCCGGTATTGTAATAAAAAATGGTATTCTGGTAATTGAGTTTGCTGATGAGCTGCGCGGCCGGGGATTAAGAACAAGGGAGGCGGTAATCCAGGCAGGTAAAACACGGATCATTCCTGTATTGTTAACAGCCCTGGCAGCTATTATGGCGCTGATTCCCTTGGCCGTTGGGTTTAACATCAACTTTGTTACAATGTTCTCGGAGCTGAATCCGAAAATTTTCTTTGGTGGTGATAATGTAATGTTCTGGAAACCGCTGTCATGGACCATCATTTTTGGTTTGGCTTTTGCCTTTTTTATGACGTTGGTAATGGTGCCCAGCATGTATCTGATTGCCGAGCGGCTAAAACGCCCGATGCGTAGGCTCTTTGGAGGGAAGTGGGTTTCCTTTATGGGTATACCACCACTTACAGTACTGTTTATTTTTATGACATTGGCCGCTATGTTCCGGCAAAGACGTAAAGTGGCCCGGAGAAGGAGCCGGTTAGCCAACCAGGCGGACAGCGTTAATGAAGCCTTTATTGGCAGTTGGTTTTAA
- a CDS encoding efflux RND transporter periplasmic adaptor subunit encodes MRSILTGTLMITILSAVLFACGGGKEKGKVGDLKAKIEKLKGEQKKTNDELAKLEAELEKLDPSAVKAKFVSVTTIGSGTFDHYIDLQGKIDAKNSGYVAPKGQPGVVRALYIKQGDRVRKGQTLAKLDDVVQRQAVVSAQQQAGVIRAQLALAKTTYERQKNLWSNNIGSEMQVLQAKTNVETLTSQLRAAEAQVQQAKEALGFTNVTADISGVIDQVNVKVGETFSGMAGTVPQISIVNTSVLKLIVNVPETYIDRVKVGTPLKITLPDANNKEFTGKASVVSKLIDPTTRSFYVEATVPQDPAIRANQLAKVQIQDYASSNAITIPVNTLQTDNEGKFVLVAVKEGNNLVARKKRVVVGELYRDQLEIKSGLSNGDQLITEGFQSLHEGQVVTTQASK; translated from the coding sequence ATGCGCAGCATTTTAACAGGTACATTAATGATCACTATTCTTTCGGCAGTGCTTTTTGCCTGTGGTGGTGGAAAAGAAAAAGGAAAGGTAGGCGACCTGAAGGCAAAAATTGAAAAGCTGAAAGGAGAGCAAAAAAAAACCAACGATGAGCTGGCAAAGCTGGAAGCGGAACTGGAAAAGCTGGACCCTTCTGCCGTTAAGGCAAAATTCGTATCCGTTACAACGATTGGCAGCGGTACGTTTGATCATTATATAGATCTTCAGGGTAAGATCGATGCCAAGAACAGCGGCTATGTTGCGCCCAAGGGGCAGCCGGGGGTTGTGAGAGCGTTATATATAAAACAAGGTGACCGTGTTCGCAAAGGGCAAACGCTTGCCAAATTGGATGATGTGGTACAACGCCAGGCTGTAGTGAGTGCTCAGCAGCAGGCAGGTGTTATAAGGGCACAGTTGGCACTGGCAAAGACCACTTATGAACGTCAGAAAAACCTGTGGTCAAATAATATTGGTTCAGAAATGCAGGTACTACAGGCTAAAACCAATGTAGAGACGTTAACCAGCCAGTTACGTGCTGCAGAAGCACAGGTGCAGCAAGCCAAAGAAGCATTGGGCTTTACTAATGTTACGGCCGACATCAGTGGCGTTATCGACCAGGTAAATGTTAAAGTAGGGGAAACCTTTTCTGGTATGGCAGGAACGGTTCCTCAAATATCCATAGTAAATACTTCGGTGCTGAAACTGATTGTTAATGTTCCTGAAACCTATATTGACCGCGTAAAGGTAGGTACACCGTTAAAAATTACATTACCGGATGCCAATAATAAAGAATTTACAGGCAAAGCCAGCGTGGTAAGTAAACTGATCGACCCGACAACCCGCTCTTTTTATGTTGAGGCTACCGTACCGCAGGACCCTGCTATCAGGGCTAACCAACTGGCAAAAGTACAAATACAGGATTATGCCAGCTCTAATGCGATCACAATACCCGTCAATACATTACAGACAGACAATGAAGGAAAATTTGTTTTAGTGGCGGTTAAAGAGGGAAACAACCTGGTAGCAAGAAAGAAGCGGGTGGTTGTGGGAGAGTTGTACCGCGATCAGCTGGAAATCAAATCGGGCCTGTCTAATGGCGACCAGTTGATAACAGAAGGGTTCCAGAGCCTGCATGAAGGGCAGGTAGTGACCACACAGGCTTCAAAATAA
- a CDS encoding TolC family protein, whose protein sequence is MQTVKWIAVAIMGLVSAGATTAQDSVHYFTLQQALEYGQKNNVQVKNALLDIRLQEQVNREVTGSAYPQVSASGNVTYNPNVAVQRFPNFFAPAIIQVLQQLDVRDGNGNPVEPPAGGDYGFIDAQFGTKWTSNGGVSLNQILFDGQVFVGLQARETLIDYKEKTAEVTAEQIRQNIAKIYYQLVVSKTQVALIDSNLALVNKNRHDTKIMYDNGFAEKLDIDKLDVQLANLQSQKTQVLNAVNNGYLGLKLLMGMPIREQLVLTDTLTDESLKEGILDNTAFDYSQRKDYQAALLGERLNEYDVKRYKYSKIPTLSLSGNYTKMAMDNTLGRTINSQWFTASSIALNLHIPIFSGFATNAKIAQAKIKLQQTQNQVEALKLNIDRERDSAMNTFKTALINMDYQKQNMALAENVYNQTKKKYEVGTGSQLEIDNARVQLQTAQTNYYTALYSAVAAKIDYLKATGKL, encoded by the coding sequence ATGCAAACAGTTAAATGGATCGCGGTGGCTATCATGGGGCTGGTGTCAGCCGGTGCAACAACGGCACAGGATAGCGTCCATTATTTTACATTGCAGCAGGCCCTGGAGTACGGGCAAAAGAATAATGTACAGGTAAAAAATGCCCTGCTGGATATCCGGTTGCAAGAACAGGTGAACAGGGAGGTAACAGGAAGTGCTTATCCGCAGGTAAGCGCAAGCGGAAATGTTACTTACAATCCAAATGTTGCTGTTCAAAGATTTCCCAATTTTTTTGCACCAGCAATTATTCAGGTATTACAACAATTGGATGTCCGTGATGGGAATGGAAATCCTGTAGAACCTCCGGCAGGAGGTGATTATGGTTTTATTGATGCCCAGTTTGGAACAAAATGGACATCAAACGGCGGTGTTTCATTAAACCAGATATTGTTTGACGGTCAGGTCTTTGTAGGATTACAGGCAAGGGAAACCTTAATTGATTATAAAGAAAAAACTGCAGAAGTAACAGCGGAGCAGATCCGCCAGAATATAGCCAAGATCTACTACCAGTTGGTAGTAAGTAAAACACAAGTAGCGCTGATTGATAGCAATCTTGCCCTGGTGAATAAGAACAGGCACGATACAAAGATCATGTATGATAACGGGTTTGCTGAAAAGCTGGATATTGATAAGCTGGATGTGCAGCTGGCAAACCTGCAATCACAAAAAACACAGGTTTTAAACGCTGTAAACAATGGGTATCTTGGATTAAAATTATTAATGGGAATGCCTATTCGCGAGCAGCTTGTATTAACAGATACCTTAACGGATGAAAGTCTGAAGGAAGGAATTCTGGACAATACGGCCTTTGATTATAGCCAAAGAAAAGATTATCAGGCTGCTTTACTGGGTGAAAGGTTAAATGAATACGATGTTAAGCGTTATAAGTACAGCAAAATACCCACTCTGTCTTTAAGCGGAAATTATACAAAAATGGCGATGGATAATACCCTGGGCCGTACTATAAACAGCCAGTGGTTTACAGCCAGCTCTATTGCCCTGAATTTACATATCCCTATTTTTAGTGGGTTTGCAACCAATGCAAAAATAGCCCAGGCCAAAATAAAATTACAGCAAACCCAAAACCAGGTAGAAGCATTAAAGCTGAATATTGATAGGGAACGGGATTCGGCAATGAATACTTTTAAAACGGCGCTGATCAATATGGATTATCAAAAGCAGAATATGGCGCTTGCCGAAAACGTGTATAACCAGACCAAAAAGAAATATGAGGTAGGTACCGGCAGCCAACTGGAAATAGATAATGCAAGAGTACAGCTGCAAACGGCCCAAACCAATTATTACACGGCGTTGTACAGTGCCGTAGCCGCAAAAATCGACTATTTAAAAGCAACAGGTAAACTTTAA
- a CDS encoding TetR/AcrR family transcriptional regulator, which yields MEILNEHKVRIRDQALQLFIQYGARSVSMDDIAAAVGSSKKTIYQYYHDKDNLVEDAINNLLVNNCEECRSYKNTADNAIHEGFLAIGQTAQLFRNMNPVLMNDLKKYHPKAYKKFIDYKGEFIYQLIIDNIKRGIAEGLYREDINSMVLARFRVESIIIPFLPDFYNKVPDRLFEVQEELFYFFLHGMATAKGQKLIERYKKQKKHSDANS from the coding sequence ATGGAAATATTGAACGAACATAAGGTCCGCATCCGTGACCAGGCGCTTCAGTTGTTTATACAATATGGCGCAAGGAGCGTGAGCATGGATGACATTGCCGCTGCTGTAGGCAGCAGTAAAAAAACCATTTACCAATATTATCACGACAAGGACAACCTGGTAGAGGATGCTATTAATAACCTATTGGTTAATAATTGTGAAGAATGCCGGTCGTATAAGAATACAGCTGATAATGCCATTCATGAAGGCTTCCTGGCCATTGGGCAAACGGCGCAGCTTTTCAGGAATATGAACCCGGTGCTGATGAATGACCTGAAAAAGTATCATCCGAAAGCATATAAAAAATTCATTGATTATAAGGGCGAGTTTATTTATCAGCTGATCATTGACAATATAAAACGGGGAATTGCGGAAGGCTTGTACAGGGAAGATATAAATAGTATGGTGCTGGCCCGCTTCCGGGTGGAAAGTATTATTATTCCGTTTCTGCCGGATTTTTATAATAAGGTGCCGGACCGCCTGTTTGAAGTGCAGGAAGAATTGTTTTATTTCTTTCTGCACGGAATGGCCACTGCAAAAGGGCAAAAATTAATTGAACGATATAAAAAACAAAAAAAACATTCAGATGCAAACAGTTAA
- a CDS encoding DUF502 domain-containing protein has protein sequence MAVSDTKKDNSFVKQLIRYFIQGLIILAPIAITIYVLYLLFTWVDNLLRPVVLIPGLGFLIIVLSVIFIGWISSSLIMEALLDFLDHWLERTPGIKILYTSVKDFFQAFAGDKKKFTNAVLANVFDADIWIVGFLTDEELQKFNMGTDMVGVYVPQAYNFAGQLYILPRNRVRTIENISAGEAMKYTVTGGVVHTEDKKSS, from the coding sequence ATGGCGGTATCCGATACAAAAAAAGATAACAGTTTTGTAAAACAGCTGATCCGGTATTTTATACAGGGGTTGATCATCCTTGCCCCCATTGCTATAACCATTTATGTGCTGTACCTTCTTTTTACCTGGGTAGACAATCTGCTGCGACCGGTGGTGCTGATTCCGGGTCTGGGATTTTTGATCATTGTTCTGTCTGTTATTTTTATTGGCTGGATCAGCAGTTCACTGATCATGGAAGCGCTTCTGGATTTTCTGGATCACTGGCTGGAACGTACCCCCGGCATTAAGATCTTATATACTTCTGTGAAAGATTTTTTCCAGGCCTTTGCGGGTGATAAAAAGAAATTTACCAACGCCGTTTTAGCAAATGTTTTTGACGCTGACATATGGATTGTGGGCTTTTTAACGGATGAAGAGCTCCAAAAATTCAATATGGGCACAGATATGGTAGGCGTTTATGTGCCCCAGGCTTATAATTTTGCAGGCCAGCTGTATATTTTGCCCAGGAACCGTGTGCGTACCATTGAAAATATTTCTGCCGGAGAAGCCATGAAATATACCGTTACCGGTGGCGTGGTGCATACTGAGGATAAAAAATCGTCCTGA
- a CDS encoding DUF1015 domain-containing protein: MAIIRPFSALRPNKNIAAKLASRPYDVLNSEEARQEVKNNPESFLHITKAEVDLPENVDIHSKAVYEKAKENLARFQQDGILFREEKPCYYIYRLIMDGRSQTGLVAVSSVADYENGLIKKHEFTRPEKEQDRIDHMTTIEAQTGKVFLAYNNVAELDTFINNWKTHHQPEYDFTADDGIQHTVWVVNDEAVIAAITNLFKEKVPATYIADGHHRAASAAKVSKALPNSEEAAYFLTVIFPAGELAIMDYNRVVKDLNGMTPEAFIAALHDDFEVTHSISPVKPATLHEFGMYLNGNWYLLRSRPGTYTEDPIGVLDVSVLAENVLDKLLDIKDQRTDKRIDFVGGIRGIGELEKRVNSGEMKVAFSLYPVTIQQLFDIADSGEVMPPKSTWFEPKLRDGLLTHLL; the protein is encoded by the coding sequence ATGGCAATTATCAGACCCTTTTCAGCATTAAGACCCAATAAAAACATTGCGGCAAAACTGGCATCCCGTCCCTATGATGTTTTAAACAGTGAAGAAGCCCGGCAAGAGGTAAAAAACAACCCTGAATCTTTTTTACACATTACAAAAGCCGAAGTAGATCTGCCGGAAAACGTGGATATTCATAGCAAAGCGGTTTACGAAAAGGCTAAAGAAAACCTTGCCCGTTTTCAGCAAGACGGAATATTATTCCGGGAAGAAAAGCCCTGCTACTATATTTACCGGCTTATTATGGATGGCAGAAGCCAGACAGGCCTGGTGGCTGTTTCTTCGGTAGCCGATTATGAGAACGGCCTCATAAAAAAACATGAATTTACCCGGCCGGAAAAAGAACAGGATCGTATTGACCATATGACCACTATTGAAGCACAGACCGGTAAAGTGTTTTTGGCTTATAATAACGTTGCTGAATTAGACACGTTCATCAACAACTGGAAAACCCACCACCAGCCGGAGTACGACTTTACCGCTGATGATGGAATACAACATACGGTTTGGGTGGTAAACGATGAAGCTGTAATTGCAGCCATTACCAACCTGTTCAAAGAAAAAGTGCCTGCAACTTATATTGCCGATGGGCACCACCGCGCTGCATCTGCCGCTAAAGTAAGCAAAGCCCTGCCCAACAGCGAAGAAGCAGCTTATTTCCTTACAGTAATTTTCCCGGCCGGAGAACTGGCTATTATGGATTATAACCGTGTAGTGAAAGATCTGAACGGCATGACGCCGGAAGCCTTTATTGCCGCTTTGCATGATGATTTTGAGGTAACCCACAGCATCAGCCCCGTTAAGCCGGCAACACTCCACGAGTTTGGAATGTATCTGAACGGCAACTGGTATTTGCTGAGAAGCCGCCCGGGCACTTATACCGAAGATCCCATCGGAGTGCTGGATGTGTCTGTTTTAGCAGAAAATGTGCTGGACAAATTATTAGACATCAAAGACCAGCGTACCGATAAACGGATTGATTTTGTGGGTGGCATCCGAGGCATTGGAGAACTGGAAAAACGGGTGAACAGCGGGGAGATGAAAGTGGCCTTCAGTCTGTACCCCGTTACCATTCAGCAATTATTTGATATTGCCGACAGCGGAGAAGTAATGCCTCCAAAAAGTACCTGGTTTGAACCGAAGCTGCGGGATGGTTTGCTGACCCATTTACTGTAG
- a CDS encoding acyltransferase family protein, which produces MKNRNVWIDYLRASLTVLVVAHHSALAYTTFASFDRNAYINSTHPVVDTKRWVGLDIFENFNDIFFMSLLFLIGGLFLSKSIAKKGAVNFIIDRAYRLFIPFIFLGTLLMLIAYFPSYFIVYNNTDIVAYIKDFFTTEQWPVGPPWFLWVLFLFNLLLVFINPVIQRSKQGVILLFARFQNSPFRFFCFLLIITWVLYVPVAYSIGAGTWTGFGPFDFQLSRILLYFGYFIIGALIGNTDFNHQLFSQNSVIIKRWWLWTLLSLTVYLLLTIGSKTLEQMVKNHQLKEFTAWMIYYTVYVASCTLSCLAFITVFRRFAQTSKKWWSSLSDNAYLIYLLHYVFVTWIQFLLLGYDMPALLKFAITFIAALAFSWVTGSLLKKNQLIRQYL; this is translated from the coding sequence ATGAAAAATCGAAACGTTTGGATAGATTATCTACGGGCTTCTTTGACCGTTCTGGTAGTTGCCCACCATTCAGCATTGGCTTACACCACCTTTGCAAGTTTTGACAGGAACGCTTACATCAACTCTACGCATCCCGTTGTAGATACAAAAAGATGGGTCGGGCTTGATATCTTTGAAAACTTCAATGATATTTTTTTTATGTCGTTGCTGTTTTTAATAGGCGGATTGTTCCTTTCTAAAAGTATCGCCAAAAAAGGTGCTGTGAATTTTATTATCGACCGGGCTTACCGCCTGTTCATACCCTTTATTTTTCTGGGAACTTTACTGATGCTGATCGCTTATTTTCCTTCTTATTTTATTGTCTATAATAATACGGATATCGTTGCCTATATAAAAGACTTTTTTACAACAGAACAATGGCCGGTTGGCCCGCCCTGGTTTCTCTGGGTGCTGTTTTTATTCAACCTGTTGCTTGTATTTATAAATCCTGTCATTCAAAGATCCAAACAGGGAGTCATCCTGCTATTTGCCCGTTTTCAGAATAGTCCCTTCCGTTTCTTTTGTTTTTTGTTAATTATTACCTGGGTGCTGTATGTTCCGGTGGCGTATTCTATCGGGGCCGGTACCTGGACCGGTTTTGGGCCTTTCGATTTTCAGCTCAGCAGGATCCTTTTATATTTTGGTTATTTTATAATCGGAGCACTTATTGGGAATACCGATTTTAACCATCAACTGTTTTCTCAAAATTCAGTTATCATAAAAAGATGGTGGCTTTGGACCTTACTATCTCTCACTGTTTACCTGCTTTTGACTATAGGGTCAAAAACACTGGAACAAATGGTGAAAAACCACCAATTAAAAGAATTTACTGCCTGGATGATCTATTACACTGTTTACGTAGCATCCTGCACACTGAGTTGTCTGGCATTTATTACGGTCTTCAGAAGATTTGCACAGACCTCAAAAAAATGGTGGAGCTCATTGTCTGATAATGCTTATTTGATCTATCTGCTTCATTATGTATTTGTTACCTGGATACAATTTCTATTGCTCGGCTATGACATGCCGGCCCTTTTAAAATTTGCAATAACTTTTATAGCCGCATTAGCTTTTAGCTGGGTTACAGGCAGCCTGCTGAAAAAGAATCAATTGATCAGGCAATATTTATAA